A window of Enoplosus armatus isolate fEnoArm2 chromosome 3, fEnoArm2.hap1, whole genome shotgun sequence contains these coding sequences:
- the sh2d5 gene encoding SH2 domain-containing protein 5 — MGEAPVREDGTVTRSAEYVGSFPVDDHCLDDQIQQLHTQLKSLRTCKRRKAVSIKFSIKGVKMYDEDETTLLMAHALRRVSLSTARPIDGQFAFVSHNPGSTDTQLYCHVFQARHARAAQFLNLLLCRCFQLSYLEKHPDEAQEDSVGAMPRRNPSLLNHGFPLSVSALVSFRRAPFRGLLPGTKKNQKSSDDQHSSQDEVFPTSSPSLVRKKAIRNKGLRSGAYRSFTFTPLKQRNVQERLSASQGKDQDKTPVRRSRTPSLAETEEALAQAVWRWDGIATDSSYSLLADDVLGSYLLCPHPKKPKCGSLIVRLPSGPITHLIENTRKGKFLLEKCKTEFTSIAELIEHYTETQDKLPCLLSCARVNHCYEWEENTSKQQVVKPHNSLKKAKIKSTHRKAWV; from the exons ATGGGCGAGGCACCAGTCAGGGAGGATGGTACAGTGACACGATCAGCAGAG TATGTGGGCTCATTTCCTGTGGACGACCACTGTTTGGACGACCAGATACAGCAGCTGCACACTCAGCTGAAGTCCCTTAGA ACGTGCAAAAGAAGGAAGGCTGTATCCATAAAATTCTCCATCAAGGGTGTGAAAATGTATGATGAGGATGAAACC acaCTCCTGATGGCTCACGCCCTGCGCAGAGTCTCTCTGTCCACCGCCCGACCCATCGATGGCCAGTTTGCCTTCGTCTCCCACAACCCGGGCAGCACTGACACTCAGCTGTACTGCCACGTCTTTCAGGCTCGGCACGCCAGAGCG GCACAGTTCCTGAACCTGCTGCTTTGCCGCTGTTTCCAGCTGTCTTACTTGGAGAAGCACCCAGACGAGGCCCAGGAAGACTCTGTTGGCGCGATGCCTCGTCGCAACCCCTCCCTGCTCAACCACGGCTTCCCTCTCAGCGTCAGTGCCCTGGTGTCCTTCAGAAGAGCCCCTTTTCGAGGGTTGTTGCCAGGGACTAAG AAGAATCAGAAGTCTTCCGATGACCAGCACAGCAGCCAAGATGAAGtcttccccacctcctccccctccctggtGCGCAAGAAAGCCATCCGCAATAAAGGACTGCGCTCTGGGGCTTACCGCTCCTTCACTTTCACACCACTCAAACAGCGCAATGTTCAGGAGCGACTGAGTGCGTCACAAG GAAAGGATCAAGACAAGACTCCAGTAAGGAGATCCCGCACTCCGAGCCTGGCCGAAACAGAAGAAGCACTGGCTCAAGCAGTGTGGCGTTGGGATGGTATCGCAAC tgacaGCAGCTATTCCCTGCTTGCAGATGATGTTCTGGGATCGTACCTCCTGTGCCCACATCCTAAAAAACCCAAATGTGGCTCTCTCATCGTTCGCTTGCCCTCTGGTCCGATCACCCACCTCATAGAAAACACTCGTAAAGGGAAATTCCTGCTGGAG AAATGCAAGACTGAATTCACTTCCATAGCAGAACTGATTGAACACTACACAGAGACTCAGGACAAGCTGCCGTGTCTGCTGAGCTGCGCCCGGGTGAACCACTGTTACGAGTGGGAGGAAAATACCAGCAAACAGCAGGTTGTCAAGCCACACAACAGCCTGAAGAAAGCCAAGATTAAAAGTACCCACAGAAAGGCATGGGTTTAA
- the kif17 gene encoding kinesin-like protein KIF17 isoform X1: protein MGSESVRVVVRCRPLNDREKALCSEMVLSMDLHLCQCFIEKPGAADEPPKQFTFDGTYFIDQTTEQMYNEIAYPLVEGVTEGYNGTIFAYGQTGSGKSFTMQGVSEPAVQKGVIPRAFEHIFESIQCAENTKFLVRASYLEIYNEDIRDLLGNDTKQRLELKEHPERGVYVRDLSMHTVHSVGECERIIEQGWRNRAVGYTLMNKDSSRSHSIFTIHLEICNTDAAGQDHLRAGKLNLVDLAGSERQSKTGATGERLREATKINLSLSALGNVISALVDGRSKYIPYRDSKLTRLLQDSLGGNTRTLMIACLSPADNNYEESLSTLRYANRAKSIQNRPRINEDPKDALLREYQEEIKNLRALISGQLGTANLASLLAGQLPEASPAVPSRPQSSTTEAEKDKIKEEYEQRLAKLQAEYNAEQESKAKLQEDIAALRSSYESKLSNLEKARASRGSSVPKIGNSKSSVNNKEPSSVSSSCVTQVAEEELCHTTDLMCHSTTGDASLTEVLQSAEGPDKDGLVDSPDVTTAGPLDQQHVLERLQQLEQEVVGGEQARNKELQQRHRQRKNLADQRKVHLIHALSENSEESENVLLDVYNSIQEEVHAKSQMLVKVQGKLKAAKLEIRDLQAEFEVERNDYLATIRRLEREGQLLHSLLERIVPLVRRDCNYSNLDRLKKEAVWDEDSATWRLPDVMVQKTTLPSAVAPKLSARRGSAADTGEPFMQVEEDRYKEMLDRSDSENIASSYFKSKRASQLLAREATKGHVIHSPPLVNGTALLTVSGSTMNLPVSSDSVLPRPFRLESLGVPVSNGKVKRKKSKSHIHNEGI from the exons ATGGGGTCAGAATCAGTGAGGGTGGTGGTCCGCTGCAGGCCCCTGAATGACAGGGAGAAGGCTCTCTGCTCTGAGATGGTGCTGTCCATGGACCTGCACCTCTGCCAGTGCTTCATAGAGAAGCCCGGGGCAGCGGATGAGCCACCCAAACAGTTCACCTTTGATGGGACCTATTTCATTGATCAAACCACTGAGCAGATGTACAACGAGATCGCCTATCCTTTGGTTGAG GGTGTCACTGAGGGATACAATGGTACAATTTTTGCCTATGGACAAACTGGAAGTGGGAAGTCTTTCACCATGCAGGGAGTGTCTGAGCCTGCAGTCCAGAAGGGGGTCATTCCCAGAGCCTTTGAGCACATCTTTGAGAGTATTCAG TgtgcagaaaatacaaaattcCTGGTGAGAGCCTCCTACTTGGAGATTTACAATGAAGACATCAGAGACCTTTTGGGAAATGACACCAAGCAGAGATTGGAG CTGAAAGAGCATCCAGAGCGTGGGGTGTATGTGCGGGACCTCTCCATGCACACTGTGCACAGTGTGGGGGAGTGCGAGAGAATCATAGAGCAAGGGTGGAGGAACCGGGCTGTGGGCTACACACTGATGAACAAAGACTCCTCCCGCTCACACTCCATCTTCACCATCCATCTGGAGATTTGCaacacag ATGCAGCTGGCCAGGACCATCTACGAGCAGGTAAACTCAACCTTGTTGACCTGGCAGGAAGCGAGCGTCAGTCTAAAACTGGTGCTACTGGTGAGCGACTCCGCGAGGCCACCAAGATCAACCTCTCCCTCTCGGCCCTGGGTAACGTCATCTCTGCCCTGGTGGATGGACGCTCCAAATACATCCCCTATCGGGACTCCAAGCTGACCAGGCTGCTGCAGGACTCTCTGGGAGGCAACACGCGCACCTTGATGATCGCCTGTCTCTCCCCCGCGGACAACAACTATGAGGAAAGCCTGAGCACACTACGCTATGCCAACCGGGCCAAGAGCATCCAGAACAGGCCTCGAATCAATGAGGACCCCAAGGACGCTCTCCTCCGAGAGTATCAGGAAGAGATCAAGAATTTGCGGGCCCTCATATCAGGCCAGCTGGGCACTGCTAACCTTGCAT CTCTGCTGGCCGGTCAGTTGCCTGAGGCATCCCCTGCTGTTCCTTCAAGGCCACAGTCCAGCACCACAGAAGCAGAGAAGGACAAGATTAAAGAG GAGTACGAACAGAGGCTGGCCAAGTTGCAGGCCGAGTACAATGCAGAGCAGGAGTCCAAGGCAAAGCTGCAGGAGGACATTGCTGCCCTGCGTTCCTCTTATGAGTCCAAGCTGTCTAATCTGGAGAAGGCTCGAGCCAGCAGGGGGAGCTCTGTCCCAAAGATTGGTAACAGCAAATCATCTGTCAACAATAAAGAACCAT CATCAGTGAGCTCCAGCTGTGTGACACAAGTCGCTGAGGAAGAGCTCTGCCACACCACTGATCTCATGTGCCACAGTACAACTGGAGACGCCTCCCTGACTGAGGTACT CCAGTCTGCAGAGGGTCCAGACAAAGATGGGCTGGTAGACTCACCTGACGTCACCACTGCAGGGCCTCTGGACCAGCAACACGTCCTGGAAAG actgcagcagctggaacAGGAGGTGGTCGGAGGAGAGCAGGCCAGGAACAAAGAGTTACAGCAGAGACACCGGCAGAGGAAGAACCTTGCCGACCAGAGAAAAGTCCATCTGATCCACGCTCTGTCAGAGAACAGTGAGGAGagtgaaaatgtgctgttgGACGTCTACAACTCCATCCAGGAAGAGGTCCATGCCAAAAGCCAAATGCTGGTCAAGGTCCAGGGCAAG CTGAAAGCAGCCAAACTGGAGATCCGTGACCTGCAGGCAGAGTTCGAGGTGGAGAGGAATGACTACCTGGCAACAATCCGGCGGCTGGAGAGGGAGGGTCAGTTACTGCACAGCCTGCTGGAGCGCATAGTGCCCCTGGTGCGCCGTGACTGCAACTACAGCAACCTGGACCGCTTGAAGAAAGAAGCTGTCTGGGACGAGGACAGCGCCACATGGAGGCTGCCGGATGTGATGGTGCAGAAAACAACACTGCCTTCAG CCGTGGCTCCAAAACTTTCAGCTCGCAGAGGTTCAGCTGCTGATACTGGAGAGCCTTTCATG caGGTGGAAGAGGACAGGTACAAGGAAATGCTGGACCGCAGTGACAGTGAGAACATCGCCAGCAGCTACTTCAAGTCAAAGAGAGCGAGCCAACTGCTGGCACGGGAAGCTACCAAGGGACACG TCATCCACTCCCCTCCCCTGGTTAACGGGACGGCCCTCCTCACCGTGAGCGGTTCCACCATGAACCTGCCCGTCAGCTCAGACTCTGTCCTGCCACGGCCCTTCCGCCTGGAGTCATTGGGTGTCCCGGTGTCCAATGGTAAAGTGAAGCGCAAAAAAAGCAAATCTCACATCCATAATGAGGGGATTTGA
- the kif17 gene encoding kinesin-like protein KIF17 isoform X2, with translation MGSESVRVVVRCRPLNDREKALCSEMVLSMDLHLCQCFIEKPGAADEPPKQFTFDGTYFIDQTTEQMYNEIAYPLVEGVTEGYNGTIFAYGQTGSGKSFTMQGVSEPAVQKGVIPRAFEHIFESIQCAENTKFLVRASYLEIYNEDIRDLLGNDTKQRLELKEHPERGVYVRDLSMHTVHSVGECERIIEQGWRNRAVGYTLMNKDSSRSHSIFTIHLEICNTDAAGQDHLRAGKLNLVDLAGSERQSKTGATGERLREATKINLSLSALGNVISALVDGRSKYIPYRDSKLTRLLQDSLGGNTRTLMIACLSPADNNYEESLSTLRYANRAKSIQNRPRINEDPKDALLREYQEEIKNLRALISGQLGTANLASLLAGQLPEASPAVPSRPQSSTTEAEKDKIKEEYEQRLAKLQAEYNAEQESKAKLQEDIAALRSSYESKLSNLEKARASRGSSVPKIASVSSSCVTQVAEEELCHTTDLMCHSTTGDASLTESAEGPDKDGLVDSPDVTTAGPLDQQHVLERLQQLEQEVVGGEQARNKELQQRHRQRKNLADQRKVHLIHALSENSEESENVLLDVYNSIQEEVHAKSQMLVKVQGKLKAAKLEIRDLQAEFEVERNDYLATIRRLEREGQLLHSLLERIVPLVRRDCNYSNLDRLKKEAVWDEDSATWRLPDVMVQKTTLPSAVAPKLSARRGSAADTGEPFMQVEEDRYKEMLDRSDSENIASSYFKSKRASQLLAREATKGHVIHSPPLVNGTALLTVSGSTMNLPVSSDSVLPRPFRLESLGVPVSNGKVKRKKSKSHIHNEGI, from the exons ATGGGGTCAGAATCAGTGAGGGTGGTGGTCCGCTGCAGGCCCCTGAATGACAGGGAGAAGGCTCTCTGCTCTGAGATGGTGCTGTCCATGGACCTGCACCTCTGCCAGTGCTTCATAGAGAAGCCCGGGGCAGCGGATGAGCCACCCAAACAGTTCACCTTTGATGGGACCTATTTCATTGATCAAACCACTGAGCAGATGTACAACGAGATCGCCTATCCTTTGGTTGAG GGTGTCACTGAGGGATACAATGGTACAATTTTTGCCTATGGACAAACTGGAAGTGGGAAGTCTTTCACCATGCAGGGAGTGTCTGAGCCTGCAGTCCAGAAGGGGGTCATTCCCAGAGCCTTTGAGCACATCTTTGAGAGTATTCAG TgtgcagaaaatacaaaattcCTGGTGAGAGCCTCCTACTTGGAGATTTACAATGAAGACATCAGAGACCTTTTGGGAAATGACACCAAGCAGAGATTGGAG CTGAAAGAGCATCCAGAGCGTGGGGTGTATGTGCGGGACCTCTCCATGCACACTGTGCACAGTGTGGGGGAGTGCGAGAGAATCATAGAGCAAGGGTGGAGGAACCGGGCTGTGGGCTACACACTGATGAACAAAGACTCCTCCCGCTCACACTCCATCTTCACCATCCATCTGGAGATTTGCaacacag ATGCAGCTGGCCAGGACCATCTACGAGCAGGTAAACTCAACCTTGTTGACCTGGCAGGAAGCGAGCGTCAGTCTAAAACTGGTGCTACTGGTGAGCGACTCCGCGAGGCCACCAAGATCAACCTCTCCCTCTCGGCCCTGGGTAACGTCATCTCTGCCCTGGTGGATGGACGCTCCAAATACATCCCCTATCGGGACTCCAAGCTGACCAGGCTGCTGCAGGACTCTCTGGGAGGCAACACGCGCACCTTGATGATCGCCTGTCTCTCCCCCGCGGACAACAACTATGAGGAAAGCCTGAGCACACTACGCTATGCCAACCGGGCCAAGAGCATCCAGAACAGGCCTCGAATCAATGAGGACCCCAAGGACGCTCTCCTCCGAGAGTATCAGGAAGAGATCAAGAATTTGCGGGCCCTCATATCAGGCCAGCTGGGCACTGCTAACCTTGCAT CTCTGCTGGCCGGTCAGTTGCCTGAGGCATCCCCTGCTGTTCCTTCAAGGCCACAGTCCAGCACCACAGAAGCAGAGAAGGACAAGATTAAAGAG GAGTACGAACAGAGGCTGGCCAAGTTGCAGGCCGAGTACAATGCAGAGCAGGAGTCCAAGGCAAAGCTGCAGGAGGACATTGCTGCCCTGCGTTCCTCTTATGAGTCCAAGCTGTCTAATCTGGAGAAGGCTCGAGCCAGCAGGGGGAGCTCTGTCCCAAAGATTG CATCAGTGAGCTCCAGCTGTGTGACACAAGTCGCTGAGGAAGAGCTCTGCCACACCACTGATCTCATGTGCCACAGTACAACTGGAGACGCCTCCCTGACTGAG TCTGCAGAGGGTCCAGACAAAGATGGGCTGGTAGACTCACCTGACGTCACCACTGCAGGGCCTCTGGACCAGCAACACGTCCTGGAAAG actgcagcagctggaacAGGAGGTGGTCGGAGGAGAGCAGGCCAGGAACAAAGAGTTACAGCAGAGACACCGGCAGAGGAAGAACCTTGCCGACCAGAGAAAAGTCCATCTGATCCACGCTCTGTCAGAGAACAGTGAGGAGagtgaaaatgtgctgttgGACGTCTACAACTCCATCCAGGAAGAGGTCCATGCCAAAAGCCAAATGCTGGTCAAGGTCCAGGGCAAG CTGAAAGCAGCCAAACTGGAGATCCGTGACCTGCAGGCAGAGTTCGAGGTGGAGAGGAATGACTACCTGGCAACAATCCGGCGGCTGGAGAGGGAGGGTCAGTTACTGCACAGCCTGCTGGAGCGCATAGTGCCCCTGGTGCGCCGTGACTGCAACTACAGCAACCTGGACCGCTTGAAGAAAGAAGCTGTCTGGGACGAGGACAGCGCCACATGGAGGCTGCCGGATGTGATGGTGCAGAAAACAACACTGCCTTCAG CCGTGGCTCCAAAACTTTCAGCTCGCAGAGGTTCAGCTGCTGATACTGGAGAGCCTTTCATG caGGTGGAAGAGGACAGGTACAAGGAAATGCTGGACCGCAGTGACAGTGAGAACATCGCCAGCAGCTACTTCAAGTCAAAGAGAGCGAGCCAACTGCTGGCACGGGAAGCTACCAAGGGACACG TCATCCACTCCCCTCCCCTGGTTAACGGGACGGCCCTCCTCACCGTGAGCGGTTCCACCATGAACCTGCCCGTCAGCTCAGACTCTGTCCTGCCACGGCCCTTCCGCCTGGAGTCATTGGGTGTCCCGGTGTCCAATGGTAAAGTGAAGCGCAAAAAAAGCAAATCTCACATCCATAATGAGGGGATTTGA